AGATCTCGCCGACCTTGGCCTCGCGCGTGACCTCCTCCACGCGCCGTTTCGCCTCCTCGGCCGCGGCGGAGTCCGCGGAGTAGATCCGCACCGTGCCGTCCGGCTCGATATCCACGTCCACCCCGAGCTCCTCCAAAGCCCGTACGTTCTTCCCGCCGGGGCCAATCACAACTCCGATCTTGTCCACCGGCACCTTCACGGTGAGGATCCGCGGCGCGTGCGGCTTCAGCTCAGGACGCGGCGCGGGCAGGACCGCCTCCATCTGGTCCAGGATCGCCAAGCGCGCCTGCCGGGCCTGCTCGAGGGCCCGCCGCATGATCTCGGGCGTCAGCCCCTTGATCTTGATGTCCATTTGCAGGGCGGTGACGCCGTCACGCGTGCCCGTCACCTTGAAGTCCATATCCCCCAGGGCGTCCTCCATCCCGAGGATGTCCGTCAGGATCACGGGTTCTCCCGTCTCGGGCATCACCAACCCCATCGCGATGCCCGCCACCGGCTTCTTGATGGGCACACCCGCGTCCATCAAGGCCAGGCACCCCGCGCAAGTCGTGGCCATGGAGCTCGAGCCGTTCGACTCGAGCACATCCCCCACGATGCGGATGGTGTAGGGGAAGGCGTCCTTGTCGGGCAGCACGGGCCTCAACGCGCGTTTGGCGAGGTTGCCGTGCCCCACCTCGCGGCGGGAGGTGCCCCTGAGGCGCTTGACCTCCCCGGTGGAGTAGGGGGGAAAGTTGTAGTGCACCAGGAAGGGGTCGGACTCGTCGATCCCGAGGTCGTCGATGATCTGCTCATCGCGCCCGGTGCCCAGGGTGACCGTGCCCAGCACCTGGGTCTCGCCGCGGGTGAAGATCGCCGAGCCGTGCGCGCGCGGCAGGACGTCCACCTCGATCCAGATGTCCCGGATGTCCGTGGGGCCCCGCCCGTCCGCGCGGCGGCCTTCCTCGAGCACCAAGCGACGCAGCTCGCGCTTCACTACCTCATCAAACCCGGCGGCGTACAGTTTGCGTTTCGCCTCGGCCTGCTCGTCCTCCTCCGGAACGAACTCCGCGATGAGCGCCTCGGCGAACCGCTCTAGGGCTTCGCTGCGCTCGCGTTTGCTCGCGGTGGTGAGGACCTCCGCCAGGCCGCGCTCCCGCGCCCGGGCGTACAGGGCCTCGAGGGCCTCCTCCGGGAGGGTTTCGGGTGGGGTCCACTCGAACTTGGGTTTACCGAGCTCCGCGCGCATGCGTTCTTGAAGCGCGACGATCGGTTGGATCGCCTGGTGCGCGTACTCCAGGGCTTCCACCAGCACGTCCTCCGGGACCTCGTTCGCGCCGGCTTCGACCATGATGATCGCGTCCTTGGAGCCCGCCACCACGAGGTCCAGGTCGCTGTGCTCGAGCTGCTGGAGGGTGGGGTTGAGCACGAACTGCCCGTCGATCCGCCCGACGCGCACCGCGGCGATGGGGCCTTCCCAGGGGATGTCGGAAAGCATCAGGGCCGCCGAGGCCGCGGTGGGGCCCAGCACGTCCG
This region of Marinithermus hydrothermalis DSM 14884 genomic DNA includes:
- the pnp gene encoding polyribonucleotide nucleotidyltransferase translates to MSEGSPNTPQPHRYAVEIGGRELVIETGKYAKQVSGSVWVRYGDTVVMATAQASPEPIEADFLPLTVEFEERHYAVGKIPGSFMRREGRPGEKAILSARLTDRPIRPLFPKGFRHEVQVILTVLSADQANPPDVLGPTAASAALMLSDIPWEGPIAAVRVGRIDGQFVLNPTLQQLEHSDLDLVVAGSKDAIIMVEAGANEVPEDVLVEALEYAHQAIQPIVALQERMRAELGKPKFEWTPPETLPEEALEALYARARERGLAEVLTTASKRERSEALERFAEALIAEFVPEEDEQAEAKRKLYAAGFDEVVKRELRRLVLEEGRRADGRGPTDIRDIWIEVDVLPRAHGSAIFTRGETQVLGTVTLGTGRDEQIIDDLGIDESDPFLVHYNFPPYSTGEVKRLRGTSRREVGHGNLAKRALRPVLPDKDAFPYTIRIVGDVLESNGSSSMATTCAGCLALMDAGVPIKKPVAGIAMGLVMPETGEPVILTDILGMEDALGDMDFKVTGTRDGVTALQMDIKIKGLTPEIMRRALEQARQARLAILDQMEAVLPAPRPELKPHAPRILTVKVPVDKIGVVIGPGGKNVRALEELGVDVDIEPDGTVRIYSADSAAAEEAKRRVEEVTREAKVGEIYEGTVTRITNFGAFITLFPGTEGLLHISQIAPGRIQRVEDHLKLGDKIKVKVNRIDEMGRIDLVRPELEGKVPPRRPARR